The DNA segment GCGCTTTTCCTTTTTCCGGAGGTGAAGATACAGCTTTAAAAAGGTTACATTATTATTTCCGGGAAACGCAGAGTCTGAGCAAATATAAAGAAACGCGAAACGGTTTGTCAGGAACAGATTACAGTTCCAAGTTTTCACCTTGGCTTTCGGACGGAAGTATTTCAGCTGTAACAATTTACCACGAAATTAAAAAATATGAAGAAGAATCGGAAGCCAACGATTCGACCTATTGGCTGATTTTCGAACTGCTCTGGCGGGATTTTTTCAGATATATTTCCTTACAGCATAAAGATTTGATTTTCAGGAAAAACGGAATTAATCATCAAAAATATTTCTACAAAAATAATGAAGAAGCAGTTCAAAAATGGAAAGATGGAAAAACTAATTCCGATTTTGTGAATGCCAATATGCTCGAATTAAAAAATACCGGCTGGATGAGCAACAGAGGACGACAGAATGCAGCTTCCTATTTCTGCAAAATTCTGAAACAGGACTGGAAAATAGGGGCCGCCTATTTTGAAGAAATGCTGATTGATTATGATGTGCACAGCAATTATGGCAACTGGATGTATCTTGCCGGAGTCGGAAATGATAACCGCAATCGTATTTTTAATCCCGAAAAACAGGCAGAAATGTATGATCCTAATGAAGAATTCAGAAAATTATGGCTAAAAGAATAAAACATACCGCCCAACTGGTTTTTCCGCATCAGCTTTTTAAAGACACTGATTATCTGCATAAAGACCAGCCTGTATTCCTCCTGGAAGAATTTCTGTTTTTTAAGCAATACTCATTTCATCAGCAGAAGATTGCATTTCACAGAGCAACCATGAAATTTTATGAAAATGAACTGAAAAAATCAGGTTTTGAGGTGGAATATATCGAGAGTTCATCGAAATTTTCAGACATCAGGAATCTAATTCCGAAACTTGAAAAAGAGGGTTATAC comes from the Chryseobacterium nepalense genome and includes:
- a CDS encoding DASH family cryptochrome yields the protein MPKKQKINILWFTKDLRTRDSESLYNILQEDLPFLAVYVFDADFFQQQQFGFKKIGKFRAKFLLESIHYLKQNLSEKNIPFLIKFGNPEDVFREISEEFEIVKIFCQEEWTKEETIMQTKIRQIIPDADWEKPYSQFLVHPLFVFKTLNKIPMLFTTFRQKIEKNLLIRPEFESENLMYNKEYIVAESDEISLETLGFEDFEPDKRSAFPFSGGEDTALKRLHYYFRETQSLSKYKETRNGLSGTDYSSKFSPWLSDGSISAVTIYHEIKKYEEESEANDSTYWLIFELLWRDFFRYISLQHKDLIFRKNGINHQKYFYKNNEEAVQKWKDGKTNSDFVNANMLELKNTGWMSNRGRQNAASYFCKILKQDWKIGAAYFEEMLIDYDVHSNYGNWMYLAGVGNDNRNRIFNPEKQAEMYDPNEEFRKLWLKE